From a region of the Aeoliella mucimassa genome:
- a CDS encoding undecaprenyl-diphosphate phosphatase, producing MSGHMIGMSVRNEPPRLSPAHIDRQACSGDKEPIVVVKHIHPAMPSSAAACYPITFASPILSMIPTPVMSPFEICILAIIQGLTEFLPVSSSGHLVVANAVLESLGHPPTEDLVEVNIVLHLGTLLAILVHYRREVFRMLRSDWHVAACIVIGTIPAAVLGVLIKKGLPDELQARVLENVLLAGCMFPITAALLWFATRHKDGESDYPQLSFGTAFGIGVAQAMALLPGISRSGSTIAAGLLTGLRRESAATFAFLLAIPAIAGAGVLEGIDMLEAESSTTPAVTLLLGFVVSFLVGWGALLLLIRFVRQGKLSLFSYYLLPLGIVVVAWQLWFS from the coding sequence GTGTCGGGCCATATGATCGGCATGAGCGTGCGAAACGAACCCCCTCGGTTGTCGCCTGCGCACATCGACCGCCAGGCCTGCTCGGGTGATAAAGAGCCCATCGTCGTAGTGAAACATATCCATCCTGCTATGCCAAGTTCTGCTGCTGCGTGCTATCCTATCACATTCGCCAGCCCGATCCTCTCAATGATCCCGACACCTGTTATGAGCCCTTTCGAAATCTGCATTCTCGCTATTATTCAAGGGCTCACTGAATTTCTTCCTGTAAGCTCGTCGGGGCATCTGGTGGTGGCAAACGCGGTTTTGGAATCGTTGGGCCATCCGCCAACAGAAGATCTGGTGGAAGTAAACATCGTGCTGCATCTTGGTACGTTGCTGGCCATCCTCGTGCACTATCGGCGTGAAGTCTTTCGTATGCTGCGAAGTGATTGGCATGTTGCCGCCTGCATCGTGATCGGAACCATTCCAGCCGCGGTGCTTGGCGTGTTGATTAAAAAGGGCCTGCCCGACGAATTGCAGGCGAGGGTGTTGGAAAACGTGCTGCTTGCTGGTTGCATGTTTCCGATCACGGCTGCATTGCTCTGGTTTGCGACTCGGCACAAGGATGGCGAATCGGATTATCCCCAGTTAAGCTTCGGCACCGCTTTCGGCATCGGCGTTGCCCAGGCCATGGCGCTGCTGCCGGGGATTTCCCGCAGTGGTTCGACCATCGCCGCAGGATTGCTTACCGGGTTGCGCCGGGAATCGGCGGCTACGTTTGCTTTTTTGCTTGCGATTCCTGCCATTGCAGGTGCGGGTGTGCTCGAGGGCATCGACATGCTCGAAGCCGAAAGTTCCACCACGCCGGCGGTCACGTTGCTGCTGGGATTCGTGGTTTCGTTCCTCGTGGGGTGGGGGGCATTGCTTCTGCTCATTCGCTTTGTCCGTCAGGGGAAGCTATCGCTGTTTTCCTATTACTTGCTGCCGCTGGGGATCGTGGTAGTCGCCTGGCAATTGTGGTTCAGCTAA
- a CDS encoding MBL fold metallo-hydrolase RNA specificity domain-containing protein produces the protein MARHEYAFATPATGKLYQHRLGKNLRVRELPYGTPTELGSVQLTTLPAGHCLGSAMLLADNGTTRLLYTGDFKLGESLTAREAELPAADILVIESTFGSPRYRLPPREESIEQLVEGVQQTLDSGRTPVVHAYALGKAQEVTAILTRAGFPVLQHSSIAEISRVYERCGVSLGNWSEYKHGVFDGHVVVTLPKSMKGFRLAGLGEAVSIAVTGWAVHPSTQHRWKVDLAVPLSDHADFDQLMEAAKRIAPKKIYTTHGPAGFDEHLRAAGFDAEPLNRNRQQRLFH, from the coding sequence ATGGCCCGACACGAGTATGCCTTCGCAACTCCCGCAACGGGAAAGCTGTATCAACACCGCCTTGGAAAAAACCTGCGGGTGCGTGAACTGCCCTACGGAACGCCGACCGAACTCGGCAGTGTGCAGCTCACCACGTTGCCAGCAGGGCATTGCCTGGGCTCTGCCATGCTGCTGGCCGACAACGGGACCACGCGGCTGCTCTACACCGGAGATTTCAAGCTCGGCGAGTCGCTCACCGCCCGGGAGGCCGAGCTACCTGCGGCCGACATTCTGGTAATTGAAAGCACGTTTGGATCCCCCCGCTACCGCTTGCCCCCTCGGGAGGAGTCGATTGAGCAGTTGGTCGAGGGTGTGCAGCAGACGCTCGACTCGGGCCGCACTCCAGTGGTGCACGCGTACGCTTTGGGCAAGGCGCAGGAAGTCACCGCCATTCTCACCCGCGCGGGTTTCCCGGTGCTGCAACACTCAAGCATCGCCGAAATCAGCCGGGTATACGAGCGCTGCGGTGTGTCGCTCGGCAACTGGTCGGAGTACAAACATGGAGTGTTCGATGGTCATGTGGTGGTGACCCTTCCGAAGTCGATGAAGGGGTTTCGACTCGCAGGTCTTGGCGAGGCGGTTTCGATTGCAGTTACTGGATGGGCAGTTCATCCTTCCACCCAACATCGCTGGAAAGTCGACCTGGCGGTGCCGTTGTCGGATCATGCTGACTTCGACCAACTGATGGAAGCTGCCAAACGCATCGCTCCCAAGAAAATCTACACAACGCACGGGCCGGCCGGCTTTGATGAGCACCTTCGTGCTGCGGGCTTCGACGCCGAACCGCTGAATCGCAATCGGCAGCAGCGACTGTTTCATTGA